Part of the Arsenicicoccus sp. oral taxon 190 genome, GCCCTCGGGCAGCAGCCCCCAGTCGTGCAGGTGCTCGGCGATGACCCGGATCGCGGCCGCGTGGACGTCCTTGAACCGGTTGCCGGGGCGCACGGCCGCCAGGCCCGCCTCCTGCGCCGCGAGCACCGCCTCGTAGACGCGCCGCTGCGGCGCCGAGAACCGGCCGTTGACGGGCAGCGTGCGCGTGACGTCGGCGGTGAAGAGGGAGTCGACCTCGACGCCGGCGTCCACGAGGATCAGGTCGCCGTCGCGGACCTCCCCGGTGTTCTTGATCCAGTGCAGCGTGTTGGCGTGGTCGCCGGAGGCGCAGATGGAGTCGTAGCCCACGCCGTTGCCCTCGTGGCGGGCGTAGAGGCCGAAGACCCCCTCGACCCACCGCTCGCCGCGGCCGCGGCGGACCGCCTCGGGCAGGTCTGCCACGACGCCCTCGAAGCCGGTGTGCGTCGCCGCCACGGCCGCCCGCATCTGCTCGACCTCCCAGGCGTCCTTGACCATGCGCCGGGTCGACAGCGAGCGGGCCAGAGCCTGGTCCTGCTCCTCCTGCGACTCCGTGACGCCGGCCTCGGCGCGCACCTGGTCGACGAGGGCGGCCACGGCCGCGTCGGCGTCGCGCACGACGCGCAGCTGCACGGTGCCGGCGTCCTTGGCGAGGACGTCCTTGAGCTCGTCGATGTGGCGGGCCCGCACGCCCAGCTCGGACTCCACGTCGGCGACCGTGGGGCGAGCGCCGACCCAGAACTCGCCATACCGGCTGTCGGCGAAGAATTCCTCGCTGTCGCGCGGGGCCAGCGGCCGGAAGAACAGCGTCGTCTCGTGGCCGCCGTCGGCCTGCGGGTCCATGACGAGCACGGCGTCGGGCTCCCGGTCGGCGCCGAGGCCCGTCAGCCACGCGAAGGCGGTGTGCGGG contains:
- a CDS encoding aminopeptidase P family protein gives rise to the protein MSEEQPKAEHRSRPSSAEFREFVASGWAPRSSDPTPRAEVADVTEPRREAVSQEFSGERLVIPAGGLKVRSNDCDYVFRPHTAFAWLTGLGADREPDAVLVMDPQADGGHETTLFFRPLAPRDSEEFFADSRYGEFWVGARPTVADVESELGVRARHIDELKDVLAKDAGTVQLRVVRDADAAVAALVDQVRAEAGVTESQEEQDQALARSLSTRRMVKDAWEVEQMRAAVAATHTGFEGVVADLPEAVRRGRGERWVEGVFGLYARHEGNGVGYDSICASGDHANTLHWIKNTGEVRDGDLILVDAGVEVDSLFTADVTRTLPVNGRFSAPQRRVYEAVLAAQEAGLAAVRPGNRFKDVHAAAIRVIAEHLHDWGLLPEGVTVEQTLDPDHGQYHRRWMVHGTSHHLGMDVHDCQLALREDYMEAELVPGMILTVEPGLYFKADDELVPDELRGIGVRIEDDVLVTEDGCDNLSAAIPRTVADVERWIAEVQERGRP